AGGAAAAATACAAAAACAAATAGATGTGAATATCTCTTTAAATAAAAATTTATTTCAAATGGTTGTAAAAAATAATGGATTTGAAGTTAGAAATATTTATAATTTATTTTTATCAGATATTGATAATAAAAATATATTAGAAGCAAAAAATTTAGCAAATTCTTTAAATGCAAAATTTGATATTACAAGTATTGATAATGAAGGTATGCAATATTCACTTGTTCTTAAATCTAAAGATTAAGAAAAAACTAAAGGGTTTTAACCTTTAGTTATCTTTGAAATTTCCAATAATCTCTTTTGCTTTTTGTAAAGCTTTGTCACTACTATCTTTATCAAATGTAAGTGCAACAGCCATTCTTCTTCCAACATGGCTTTGTGGTTTTCCAAATACTCTAATAATTGAATCTTTTGTAAATGAAGAATCAAAAATATCAATTTGAGGATTAAAGCTATCACCACTTGCTTTATATGCAGCACTTGCTCCACAACCATAATTTATAAAATCAACTGGTAAACCTAAAACAGCTCTTACATGAAGTGCAAACTCACTAGCACTTTGAGTAATCATAGTAACCATTCCAGTATCATGTGGTCTTGGACTTACTTCTGAAAAATAAACATCATCACCTTTTACAAATAGTTCAACTCCAAAAATCCCACGTCCTCCAAGTCCATCTGTAATTGTTTTTGCAATTTCTTGTGATTTTTTAACAGCAATTTCACTCATATTCATTGGTTGCCATGAGAAGATATAGTCACCATCTTTTTGAATATGTCCAATTGGTTCACAAAATACTGTAGCTTTTCCATTTCTAACAGTTAACATAGTGATTTCATAATCAAAAGTGATAAATTCTTCAACGATTAATTCACTAGCATCTCCTCTAGCTTCTTTTGCCATTTCCCAAGATTTTTCTAAATCAGCTTCACTTCTAGCAACACTTTGCCCATGTCCAGAAGAACTCATAACAGGTTTAATAACACAAGGAAATCCAATAACACTTGCTGCTTCTTTTAAAGCTTCAAATGTTGTAACAAATTTATATTTACTTGTTGGAAGTTTTAGTTGTTCTGCTGCGAATTCTCTGATATTTTTTCTATTCATTGTTTTATTAACAGCATCAGCATTAGGAATTACATGAAATCCCTCTTTTTCAGCATCAAATAAAGCTTGAATATTGATAGCTTCAACCTCTGGTAAGATATAAGTTGGTTTTTCTCTTCTTATAATATCAAGCAGTTGATTTTTGTCTTTCATATTGATTGTATATGATTTATTTGCCACAAGTTGAGCTGGAGCATTATTGTAACTATCAACAGCAATAGTTTCAATTCCTAATCTTTGAGCTTCAATTATTACTTCTTTTCCAAGTTCTCCACTTCCAAGAAGCATAATTTTAATAGAGTCAGATTTTAAAGGTGCTGGGAATTTCATTTTTGTCCTTAATTTAGATTATGATTGATAAAATTTTTTATCAAAGTTTTGTAAATTGTTAACAAGGATTATATCCTTTAATATTTTTAAATAATCTTGTGCAATAGCAGAATAGTTTAACATTGTTTGAGAAAGAACTAAACCTTCTGGTGATTGTTTATCTTTTCTTTGTTCAAATCTTTTTTCTTGAAAAGCTCTATATGCGAGATTTCTATTAAGATTTAACATATAAGCACTTACAGATTCTTGTAAACTTTGGAAAACTCTTACAAAATGAGAAGCTCCTAATTTTCTTTGTTTAGGAATCATTCCAAATCTTGGGTCATAAGTCCAATGTCCAAAGATATTATTTGCTTCTTTTATAA
The genomic region above belongs to Arcobacter ellisii and contains:
- the purT gene encoding formate-dependent phosphoribosylglycinamide formyltransferase gives rise to the protein MKFPAPLKSDSIKIMLLGSGELGKEVIIEAQRLGIETIAVDSYNNAPAQLVANKSYTINMKDKNQLLDIIRREKPTYILPEVEAINIQALFDAEKEGFHVIPNADAVNKTMNRKNIREFAAEQLKLPTSKYKFVTTFEALKEAASVIGFPCVIKPVMSSSGHGQSVARSEADLEKSWEMAKEARGDASELIVEEFITFDYEITMLTVRNGKATVFCEPIGHIQKDGDYIFSWQPMNMSEIAVKKSQEIAKTITDGLGGRGIFGVELFVKGDDVYFSEVSPRPHDTGMVTMITQSASEFALHVRAVLGLPVDFINYGCGASAAYKASGDSFNPQIDIFDSSFTKDSIIRVFGKPQSHVGRRMAVALTFDKDSSDKALQKAKEIIGNFKDN